Genomic window (Primulina eburnea isolate SZY01 chromosome 8, ASM2296580v1, whole genome shotgun sequence):
AATCATGTTTTTTAGATCGTGacaaaatactgagattgtgatgaactgattaatatttaaattaaaatatgtaacataatcttgaaattataatttatatttttaaaaaaatataaaaaaatagttcGATTTCTTGATTCACATTTAACTTAAAAAATATGACATAATCCTGTTTTTTAGATCGTGACAAAATACTGAAATTGTGATGAAGTGATTAatatgtaaattaaaatatgtaacataatcttgaaaatacgatttatatttttaaaaaaatataaaaaatagttCGATTCCTTGATTCACATTtaacttaaaaaaatataacataatcCTGTTTTTTAGATCGTGacaaaatactgagattgtgataagtgattaatatttaaattaaaatatgtaacataaaaaatataaaaaaatagttcGATTCCATGATTCACATTTaacttaaaacatataacataatcttgTTTTTTAGATCGTGacaaaatactgagattgtgatgaagtgattaatatgtaaattaaaatatgtaacataatcttgaaattacgatttatattttttaaaaaatataaaaaagtaGTTCGATTCCTTGATTCACATTTAACTtaaaaaatataacataatcCTGTTTTTTAGATCGTGacaaaatactgagattgtgatgaattgattaatatgtaaattaaaatatgtaacatATTCTTGAAATTacgatttatatatttttaaaaatataaaaaaatagttgatttcatgattcacatttaacttaaaacatataacataatcttgTTTTTTAGATCGTGACAAAATACTGATATTGTGATGAAgtgattaatatttaaattaaaatatgtaacataatcttgaaattacgatttatatttttaaaaaaatataaaaaaatagttcGATTCCTTGATTCACATTTaacttaaaaaataaaacataatcCTGTTTTTTAGATCGTGacaaaatactgagattgtgatgaagtgattaatatgtaaattaaaatatgtaacataatcttgaaattacgatttatattttttaaaaatataaaaaaatagttcGATTCCTTGATTCACATTTaacttaaaacatataacataatcttgTTTTTTAGATCGTGACAAAATACCGAGATTGTGATGAAAATCCTAAACcctaaaaaaccctaaaccctgaAACTCAATAACAATGGTCGACCAAAAGAACAGTGGTGGTCGACCAACAAACTATAATGGTCGACCATAAAAGGTAAAGGTCGATCATTACTCTTTGGTCGACCAATCTCGTTTTTTGGTCGACCAATAGAATTTTTTGGTCGACCAGACAACTTTTGGTCCACCAAAAACGAGAGTGGTCGACCAACATAAAAACCCCAAATAATTACATAAGAAACGATGTTCCAATAATGACATAAAATTGTCCGATACATCACTATAATCACCAATCATTAAGGAACATATTACAACCTAAAAAGTATCTAAACTCAGATACTAATCTATCATCTAAAGTTATTACTACTTGCGCACTCCTGGACAAAGAGTATCCAGCAACAGCTAACACAAATGCTCCCGAATCttcactgtgaaaagaaaaatgagaagTTAATATTTAGTGTAACATTAAAAAATGGAATAATTAAGTTATTATATTGTAAATAGAAAGTTGACAACGTACTGTATAATCTTGGCACGAAATTCATCATGTAGTTTTATATTCCATGGCCTCTCGGGGTGTGGGTTGTTCCCAACAATGGATAGCAGACGAGCAACGTTTATAACTACAGGCTCTATGTCTTCATTCAGATCTTTGAATTTGGGATCGTGCCTTCGCTGCAAGTCATGTATAATGCATTTATTCATCCCTGTCACGAGTTTTAGCAAAAACCAGCGCCCATCTGTGTAGACAGGGATGAGAATTCTTCGTGCCTTTTCCCACGAGAGACGCGGCCATTCTGGATCACTACCTTTGACTTTTCTCACAATCGGTGCCAGACTTATTTTGAAATCGATATCTTTAGCTTCGGCCAAAACTGATATCGCACTGTAGAAATTTCTGTCCATCAACGAATCATTTGCCGACATCACTTCAGGATGTCGGATCTGCAGTCTCAAGCAATCCACAGAGAGCTTCGCCGATGTGCTGAATTCAACATAACAAAAGGTTTTCAATGTTTTAAAAGAAGTTCTCTACAAATTTAAACTTTCTAATAGatttatttaaaagcttacaGAGAAAGTGACAAGCGAGTTTGCGATCACCATGGGCCCGTAGAACGACTTCTCATATTCAGCATAAAAACCTCGAATCCTACTAGGTGAACGGTCGAGCATCGATGCCCTAACTCGCGCAAGGGAGTTGTTTACCTTCAGTGTCACGGTCTCCGCAAGTGGCCTCACAATGTAATCTATAAAATAATCAATTGTAACAACTTTAATgcaaatataaacaataaacaagGTATAGTTTAATAACCTCTCGACGTGGTCGCCTCTCCTCCTGACAAAATACGTGCATCTGGAGTCACTTGAATATCTAAAAATATAAAGTATATTGTTTAATATACTatacataaatataaatataaaaaatgtgcATTACCTCGCCTCCTGCGGACTCCTCTAGAATGGCTTCAAGGTTAGGCTCAaatatctgttgggtttggcTACTACTGGCAATTTCCTTACCCAAATTATCAGCCACAACTAACATCGTACATTcaacaaattaaaataattaaaactttaATGCAAATATGAATAGACAAGGTTTAGTGTAATAACCTCTCGACGTGGTCGCCTCACCACCTGACTTACGTGGATCCGGAGTCACTTGAATATCTAAAAATAAAGACTTTGTTGTTTAATATACTATACataaatatcaaatcaaaaaagTGCATTAACTCACATTCTGAGGACTCCTCTATAATCACCGGAAGGATAGGCTCAAATATATGTAGTGTTTGGCTAGTACTTGCAATTTCCCTAGCCAGATTATCATCCACACCTAAAAGCGCACatcaaacaaattaaaataattacgaGAGTTGTACTAAATCATTATattacataaacataaacataataaataaaattaactcATCAAAATCTGCCTCAGATGCTTTCCTCTTCCGCCCTATGGTATAGACTATGCTATAATCTTTGTCCTGCTGCACTAGCATGTTAGACCTCATCTCAGCAAAACCAACTCTAATCTGTTCAGTCAAAATCGATTTCAAGTCAACTAGAGCTTGATTTATACTCCTGATAGACGCTCTGGTCTCAATAAATTCTGCTGCCATCTTCACATGCATGGATGTAACGGAATCCTCCAACGCAGTCGATCGCCGCTCGAAACGATGCTCCAAGGGTGATGGGCGGCGGGAGGGATTGAGTCCAAAGTGGACTCTAGGACCCGTACGCATAGGAGAACTGGTCCTAGAGCTGGATCTATTGAGATCACCAGGACGGATGCCGGAAACGTCAGGAGATGCATGTGCAGGAGGCGTGTGCTGGACAGAGGGAGGTGAATGTTCAGAATGAATGGGCTGGACAGAGGGAGGTGAATGTGCAGAATGCATGGGCTGTACTGAGGGAGACTCCACAGGTGCTTGCTACATATGAATGTCTGACCCTGCCTCCAGAGCTCGAGTACCCGAGTGATCACCGCATCAGGCGCAGAATCAACAAAATGCCTATCGTATAATACGGTGCAACTAGCTCCTCAGGAGTAGGAGTCAAAAATCTCAGACAATCCtgcatataattaataaaagatcacattaattaaaattaatgtcCACAGTTATTttaccaaatcaattcataTTACTTACATCTATAGCACAATCAACGAAGGCTGTAGCGATTTCAGCACCAGTTGGGGCACGGTTTGACGCCCACGTGTTAGTCACCCATTGAAACATCCTGGGCAACATCAAACCGTCCACCTCTCTCCTCCTTTCAAACTTCTGTGCCACGCTCGGACAACATTCATAAGCGAGAATCTGTaacataaatttcaaataatgttACTGGTACAAATAAAGATCACAAATCCACTTTAacattcaaaaaataatatacCTGCAGAGGAAGAACAAAACCACCAATAAGGAAGCTGTCTCAACTTCTTTCCGGCCCTGTGCCTCGGTGAGGTAATTatatgttggaaacttaattccggtattttgacaaaaagacttaccaactgaactaagcaactgaactgatcatcaactgaacacgtcatctgctgaactcAGTCAACTGTtcgatacaactgaagttcattctcaGCAACTGATtcgttaccagctgatctctcagctgtacacgtcatcagttgaaagcgacaatagacaaaatagtacatacacctgcaactagtagtggaacgccgcattgcagaatgaacagtgtacgattgtcagaatatatcgacgtggtaatcaacggttagaatattcaaacattctttaatgttaccgttgagaggagagcctataaatagtcgaagacagcaactgaagaaataccgactttcagttatctcattctacttgctgttacgctgcaaaaatatctactcaccatcagaaatcaaagctcatgcttattagtcatatcagtagtattcaagactacattctcgagcttaaatagcactttgtaatcgttgatagattttctaagttgtgctaaaagatcagttacgatctatagaagggttgtatgctaagagtttcagttttggcaaagtgataagtccaaactaaagtgggtcagtacagtgtcgtgtatttgatcaaagtcttttagtggatatcctatcttcgtgatagaaggggtgacgtaggagttattcaattctccgaacatccagatcaaattgtggtgtcattacttcagttatca
Coding sequences:
- the LOC140837793 gene encoding uncharacterized protein, producing the protein MSANDSLMDRNFYSAISVLAEAKDIDFKISLAPIVRKVKGSDPEWPRLSWEKARRILIPVYTDGRWFLLKLVTGMNKCIIHDLQRRHDPKFKDLNEDIEPVVINVARLLSIVGNNPHPERPWNIKLHDEFRAKIIHEDSGAFVLAVAGYSLSRSAQVVITLDDRLVSEFRYFLGCNMFLNDW